The following coding sequences lie in one Bacteroidota bacterium genomic window:
- a CDS encoding penicillin-binding transpeptidase domain-containing protein, translating into MISTQKHIASQKFLRIKQRRSKLILLACLVVFIIISSRLIQIQVVRSTDLQLEAQSQYKQPATIPAKRGNIYDCNGNILASSAMAIKVAADCSLMDNESKNAIAKKLSKLTNINPRVYLKKFHSNKRYVCLESEIRPSYKSFLQEDKPHGVLIEEVPKRFYHYGNLAAQVLGGMHYDNYGKGGIESYFNSQLQGKDGSIIKYRDGSRRIQPVLDFPKIDPQNGNSIYLTIDFAYQSIVEEELQKGVEKFQADGAIVIMLKPSTGEVLAVAQYPSFDPSHSSQADLANQRIKALTDTYEPGSMFKIVAAAAALELDLVKLEQKFNAENGRYLYPVGKKGILITDTHPYSILTFKEAMEVSSNIVFAKINKIVGSDAFYSQARDLGFGNFTNIELPGEAKGLLKKPNQWSGTTLQAMSRGYEVGATPIQIAAAYAALANKGVLMKPYILKQIQNERGDSVASTQPTIIRRVFSEKTASQLLEIFTSVVEGERGTAKSAIINGLRIAGKTGTARKIVDGKYSQKNHLASFVGFFPIEDPQVVCLVMLDNPKTGGYTGGVTSANIFKAIAERISITKSSFNRNSETNENKLYEASDFPLVPDVCGMQPKNAVRLLEKFGLSASKIGNGISVLDQDPKPGTLVAKGAEVKLMFAKTNHADENSFYIVPNVVGLPLRRAVNRLSLEGFESTALGNGIVVSQSPEAGKSASLNANVSLICEDKKVASKL; encoded by the coding sequence ATGATATCGACTCAAAAACATATTGCTTCTCAAAAATTTTTAAGGATTAAACAACGTCGTTCAAAATTAATATTGCTTGCCTGCCTGGTCGTATTTATTATTATATCAAGTCGATTGATTCAAATTCAGGTAGTGCGGTCCACCGACTTACAATTAGAAGCACAATCGCAATACAAGCAGCCGGCAACAATCCCTGCTAAGAGAGGAAATATCTACGATTGTAACGGAAATATTTTAGCATCATCGGCTATGGCAATTAAAGTTGCAGCCGATTGTTCCTTAATGGATAATGAATCGAAAAATGCGATAGCTAAAAAATTATCTAAATTAACAAACATCAATCCGCGGGTTTATTTAAAAAAATTTCATTCTAATAAACGATATGTCTGTTTAGAATCTGAAATTCGTCCGAGTTATAAAAGTTTTTTACAAGAGGACAAACCTCACGGTGTGTTAATTGAGGAAGTGCCAAAACGTTTCTATCACTATGGAAATTTGGCAGCACAGGTTCTAGGCGGAATGCACTACGATAACTATGGAAAAGGGGGAATCGAAAGTTATTTCAATTCACAATTGCAAGGGAAGGATGGCTCGATAATAAAATATCGTGATGGTTCACGACGAATTCAACCAGTGCTGGATTTTCCAAAGATCGATCCTCAAAACGGTAACAGTATTTATTTAACTATCGATTTCGCATATCAGTCTATAGTTGAAGAAGAATTACAAAAGGGTGTGGAGAAATTTCAAGCTGACGGTGCAATTGTAATAATGCTGAAACCATCGACCGGAGAAGTATTAGCTGTTGCCCAATATCCAAGTTTTGATCCATCGCACTCGTCACAAGCTGATTTAGCCAATCAACGAATTAAAGCTCTTACTGATACTTACGAACCCGGTTCGATGTTTAAAATTGTTGCTGCGGCTGCCGCCTTAGAATTAGATCTGGTGAAGCTAGAACAAAAATTTAATGCCGAAAATGGTAGATATCTTTATCCGGTCGGTAAGAAAGGTATTCTCATAACAGATACACATCCTTATAGTATTTTAACTTTTAAAGAGGCCATGGAAGTTTCAAGCAATATAGTCTTTGCAAAGATTAATAAAATTGTTGGCTCGGATGCTTTCTACTCACAGGCGCGTGATTTGGGATTTGGGAACTTCACAAATATCGAACTGCCGGGTGAAGCAAAAGGCCTCCTCAAAAAACCAAACCAATGGTCGGGAACTACCCTGCAAGCGATGTCTCGCGGATATGAAGTTGGCGCAACTCCGATTCAGATTGCTGCGGCGTATGCAGCACTCGCAAATAAAGGGGTTTTGATGAAGCCATATATTCTGAAACAAATTCAAAATGAAAGGGGCGATTCAGTAGCCTCAACACAACCAACAATCATTCGTCGTGTATTCAGCGAAAAAACTGCATCCCAACTTTTAGAGATATTCACATCTGTTGTTGAAGGTGAACGCGGAACGGCAAAATCAGCAATTATAAACGGACTGCGAATAGCCGGAAAAACAGGAACTGCACGCAAAATAGTTGACGGAAAATATTCACAAAAAAACCATCTCGCTTCATTCGTGGGTTTCTTTCCAATTGAAGATCCTCAAGTAGTTTGTTTAGTAATGCTTGACAATCCAAAAACCGGCGGCTATACTGGTGGAGTTACAAGTGCAAACATCTTCAAAGCTATTGCTGAACGAATCAGCATTACGAAAAGCTCATTCAATCGGAATAGTGAAACAAATGAAAATAAATTATATGAAGCAAGCGATTTTCCATTAGTTCCGGATGTTTGCGGTATGCAACCCAAAAATGCCGTGCGTTTGTTGGAGAAATTTGGTTTATCTGCTTCAAAAATTGGAAACGGAATTTCAGTTTTAGACCAAGACCCGAAACCCGGAACTTTAGTAGCAAAGGGGGCTGAAGTAAAATTGATGTTTGCCAAAACAAATCATGCGGACGAAAATAGTTTTTATATAGTACCGAATGTAGTTGGGCTTCCATTAAGGCGGGCGGTGAACAGGCTTTCGTTGGAAGGCTTTGAATCGACTGCTCTTGGTAACGGTATTGTAGTCAGTCAATCGCCCGAAGCGGGAAAATCAGCTTCGCTTAATGCGAATGTGTCTCTAATTTGTGAAGATAAAAAAGTGGCGAGTAAATTATGA
- the murF gene encoding UDP-N-acetylmuramoyl-tripeptide--D-alanyl-D-alanine ligase, whose protein sequence is MQLTLNDILSINIYQIYNNNNLGNERFKGVSIDSRTTKSADLFFAIRGDNNDGHNFLEDAISNGATVVVVDKKFFSKAINFKTNNKFNKLFGVTIIVVENTSAAFGELATVFRKKFQIPILAVAGSNGKTTTKDMIGKVLSAKYDTLVTEGNLNNHIGVPLTLFGLKRKHQAAVIEIGTNHFGEIEYLCKILQPTHGLITNIGNEHLEFFKDINGVAKEEGELFKHLTTRNKAVAFVNADDKRILKLSRTLAHSIAFGSNKNSLDIICTNQTINASGNYSIEVLIKKSKKNFKVNLPIPGKHNIQNALAAFTVGIHFKVPTAKIVKALEKVNPSSKRMETVSVKKIKIINDTYNANLDSMLAAIEVLKQMKSQGKKIIVLGDMLELGKSSKQHHTLIGEAINKYFKKPTETPYLFTFGKMSQHINKAAKLNNKNHYTDKKTLTEDLLNIITSGDVVLVKGSRGMRMEDVVNSLTERLR, encoded by the coding sequence ATGCAGCTTACTTTAAACGACATATTATCAATTAATATTTATCAAATTTATAACAATAACAATTTGGGTAACGAACGCTTTAAGGGTGTTTCTATAGATTCGCGCACTACCAAATCAGCTGACCTGTTTTTTGCCATTCGGGGCGATAATAATGACGGTCATAATTTCCTAGAGGACGCAATATCAAACGGTGCCACAGTAGTTGTTGTCGATAAGAAGTTTTTCTCTAAAGCAATCAATTTTAAAACGAATAATAAATTCAATAAACTTTTTGGTGTTACAATCATCGTAGTCGAAAATACATCTGCAGCATTTGGTGAATTAGCTACCGTGTTTCGAAAGAAATTTCAAATTCCAATACTTGCAGTAGCAGGAAGCAACGGTAAAACAACAACGAAAGATATGATAGGCAAAGTCTTGTCAGCGAAGTACGATACGTTGGTTACGGAAGGAAATTTGAACAACCATATCGGGGTTCCATTAACATTGTTTGGCTTGAAACGCAAACACCAGGCGGCAGTAATTGAAATCGGAACCAATCACTTCGGTGAAATCGAATATCTCTGTAAAATTTTGCAACCGACACACGGGTTGATAACAAATATCGGTAACGAGCACCTGGAATTTTTTAAAGATATAAATGGTGTTGCAAAAGAAGAGGGTGAACTTTTCAAGCATTTAACAACCCGCAATAAAGCAGTAGCTTTTGTGAATGCTGATGATAAAAGAATATTAAAATTAAGCCGGACTTTGGCTCATTCTATTGCTTTCGGTTCAAATAAAAATAGCTTGGATATTATCTGCACTAATCAAACAATAAATGCAAGCGGCAATTATTCAATAGAAGTTTTAATTAAAAAATCGAAAAAAAACTTCAAAGTAAATCTTCCAATTCCGGGCAAACATAATATCCAAAATGCACTTGCGGCTTTTACAGTAGGAATTCATTTCAAAGTACCAACTGCAAAAATTGTGAAAGCTCTCGAAAAGGTTAACCCATCCAGCAAACGGATGGAAACTGTTTCAGTGAAAAAAATAAAAATCATCAACGATACTTATAATGCAAATTTAGACTCGATGTTGGCGGCAATCGAAGTTTTGAAGCAAATGAAATCGCAAGGTAAGAAAATTATTGTTCTTGGAGATATGCTCGAACTTGGCAAATCATCAAAACAACATCATACATTAATTGGCGAAGCGATAAATAAATATTTTAAAAAGCCGACTGAAACGCCATATCTTTTTACATTTGGAAAAATGTCGCAGCATATAAATAAAGCAGCAAAATTAAACAATAAAAATCATTACACTGATAAAAAAACATTGACCGAAGATTTGTTAAATATTATTACATCCGGCGATGTAGTGCTTGTAAAAGGTTCCCGCGGAATGCGAATGGAAGATGTTGTAAATTCACTAACCGAAAGGCTGAGGTAA
- the mraY gene encoding phospho-N-acetylmuramoyl-pentapeptide-transferase, with the protein MLYYLFEFLYREFSIPGFGVFKYLTFRAGAAAITALIVAFWLGPKIIKILKAKQIGESAKLDAPKTHLKKAGTPTMGGLIVLGSILIPTLLWGNLTNGYIVLIVFVTAGLGAVGFLDDYLKVVKKKPKGLIEEYKLIGQILIGLIVGSVIYFFPQWIDATLVKYNTSTTVPFFKHLEFDLGYFYIPMVVFIITATSNAVNLTDGLDGLAIGTVGIVALALAVISYISGNAIWSEYLTIPFLKGNGELSIFCAAMVGAALGFLWFNSHPAQVFLGDTGSLALGGAIGALTVLIKKELLLPTLGGIFLIETMSVIIQRLYFKYTRKRYGEGRRVFKMAPLHHHFEMIGWEEPKIVTRFYIITILFVILSLATFKVR; encoded by the coding sequence TTGCTTTATTACCTTTTTGAATTTTTATATCGTGAGTTTTCGATTCCCGGTTTCGGAGTTTTCAAATACCTCACATTCCGTGCAGGAGCAGCGGCAATTACTGCCCTGATTGTGGCTTTTTGGCTCGGTCCGAAAATCATAAAAATTCTGAAGGCAAAACAAATCGGTGAATCAGCAAAATTAGATGCACCCAAAACACACTTGAAAAAAGCCGGCACACCCACGATGGGCGGCTTAATAGTTCTTGGCTCAATTCTAATTCCGACACTTTTGTGGGGGAATCTCACAAACGGCTACATCGTCTTGATTGTCTTCGTAACTGCAGGTTTAGGTGCGGTCGGATTTTTGGATGACTATCTCAAAGTTGTTAAAAAGAAACCTAAAGGATTGATCGAAGAGTATAAATTGATTGGTCAGATTTTAATAGGTTTAATTGTTGGAAGTGTTATCTACTTTTTTCCCCAATGGATTGATGCGACGTTGGTAAAATATAATACGAGTACCACGGTTCCGTTCTTCAAACATTTAGAATTCGATTTAGGATATTTTTACATCCCGATGGTAGTGTTTATTATTACTGCCACAAGCAATGCAGTAAATTTAACAGACGGTTTGGACGGGCTGGCAATCGGAACAGTAGGTATAGTTGCGTTGGCATTAGCAGTTATCAGCTATATCAGCGGTAATGCAATATGGAGTGAGTATTTGACAATTCCATTTTTAAAAGGTAATGGTGAACTGAGTATCTTTTGCGCGGCGATGGTGGGAGCTGCTCTGGGATTTCTCTGGTTCAACTCGCACCCGGCGCAGGTGTTTCTTGGTGATACAGGATCGCTTGCGCTTGGCGGTGCAATCGGTGCTTTAACGGTTCTGATTAAAAAAGAATTACTTCTTCCTACACTTGGAGGAATATTCTTGATTGAAACTATGTCGGTTATTATTCAACGACTCTATTTCAAATATACCCGAAAACGATATGGTGAAGGCAGGCGCGTTTTTAAAATGGCTCCCCTGCATCACCACTTCGAAATGATCGGATGGGAAGAACCAAAAATAGTAACAAGGTTTTATATCATAACGATACTGTTTGTAATTTTAAGCTTGGCTACTTTTAAAGTTAGATGA
- a CDS encoding UDP-N-acetylmuramoyl-L-alanyl-D-glutamate--2,6-diaminopimelate ligase, with protein MQLANLLNSVTVIKIFQTQFGKMAVTHDVVINKVEYDSREISRGDMFVALRGKNSDGHKFIQDAIANGAKVVVVEDDNALPDSFFMHTGVVKIVVGNSRKALAILSANYCKHPADKLKIIGVTGTNGKTTATHIIKSLFEEKQNNKIGLIGTIENKIGDKVIPSTLTTPESLELQKMFLKMNEAGCSTVVMEVSSHALHQNRVFGINFAAGVFTNLTQDHLDYHGSMEEYFKAKKILFDNLDGNAVAITNYDDEYGLKIVESSRAKLITYGTDKQAEVFAENIQLLPTSTTFTVNYQGDKFDIESPLVGKFNVYNILAAISTALAFDIKISSIQHSLATIPPVRGRFENIVSPKGWRAIIDYAHTPDALMKCLLAIRDLLSNQKTPNGKIITVFGAGGDRDKTKRPIMGKIASELSDVVILTSDNPRSEDPYKIIADIAEGIKNNSGFFQEVDRQRAIEKAVELVSKGDIILIAGKGHENYQIIGNKKNHFNDREVVEEIIRQM; from the coding sequence ATGCAGTTAGCGAATTTACTAAATAGTGTAACGGTTATTAAAATTTTCCAGACTCAGTTTGGGAAAATGGCAGTTACGCACGATGTAGTAATCAACAAAGTTGAATACGACTCGCGCGAAATCAGCCGGGGCGATATGTTTGTTGCACTTCGCGGAAAAAATTCCGACGGACATAAATTTATTCAGGACGCCATTGCCAACGGAGCAAAAGTAGTAGTAGTTGAAGACGACAATGCTTTGCCCGATTCGTTTTTTATGCACACAGGTGTGGTAAAAATCGTCGTCGGGAACAGTCGTAAAGCACTTGCAATTCTTTCTGCAAATTACTGTAAACATCCTGCTGATAAATTAAAAATAATTGGAGTAACAGGAACCAACGGAAAAACAACTGCAACACATATAATCAAATCATTATTTGAAGAAAAACAAAATAATAAAATCGGATTGATAGGAACAATAGAAAATAAAATCGGCGACAAAGTAATTCCTTCGACGCTGACAACACCTGAATCGTTGGAGCTGCAAAAGATGTTTTTAAAAATGAATGAAGCCGGTTGCTCTACTGTAGTGATGGAAGTTTCCTCGCACGCCCTGCATCAAAACAGAGTCTTTGGGATAAATTTTGCTGCCGGTGTTTTTACAAATTTGACTCAGGATCATCTAGATTATCATGGGAGTATGGAAGAATACTTCAAAGCAAAGAAAATATTATTCGACAATTTGGATGGAAATGCTGTCGCTATTACAAATTACGATGATGAATACGGACTGAAAATCGTAGAGTCAAGCAGGGCTAAGCTAATAACATACGGTACGGATAAGCAAGCTGAGGTCTTCGCAGAAAATATACAACTTTTACCGACATCCACAACATTCACCGTAAACTATCAAGGAGACAAATTCGATATTGAATCGCCCCTTGTTGGAAAATTTAATGTGTATAATATTCTTGCAGCTATTTCAACGGCGTTAGCATTTGATATCAAGATATCATCGATACAGCATTCTCTTGCAACTATTCCACCTGTACGCGGAAGATTTGAAAATATAGTTTCACCAAAAGGATGGCGGGCTATCATCGATTACGCGCACACTCCCGATGCGCTTATGAAATGCTTGCTCGCCATTCGAGATTTGCTGTCGAATCAAAAAACACCGAACGGAAAAATTATTACTGTTTTCGGTGCTGGCGGCGACAGAGATAAAACTAAACGACCAATTATGGGAAAAATTGCAAGCGAATTAAGCGACGTTGTAATTCTTACTTCCGATAATCCGAGAAGCGAAGACCCTTACAAAATAATTGCTGATATCGCTGAAGGTATTAAAAATAATTCCGGATTTTTCCAAGAGGTTGACCGGCAACGTGCTATTGAAAAAGCTGTTGAATTGGTATCTAAGGGCGATATTATTTTAATCGCCGGCAAAGGACACGAAAATTATCAGATTATCGGAAATAAAAAAAATCATTTTAACGACAGAGAAGTGGTAGAAGAAATTATTCGGCAAATGTAA